From a region of the Alosa sapidissima isolate fAloSap1 chromosome 9, fAloSap1.pri, whole genome shotgun sequence genome:
- the LOC121718268 gene encoding uncharacterized protein LOC121718268 isoform X5, whose translation MIKETTNMMEDNGNVTGKRKGKEKTSVVWAHFTVLEEDRPTVMCVHCKKTFYLCQGSTSSMLNHLKAQHPTELDHTDGHKSQSEQLLDVHADEHKTSPIKERKGKRSIVWLHFTRSGRDTVDCLYCKKRLKYQSGSTTNMHKHLHQHHPYVNNTKGHQETTMVVQKNVTTCIRKSRTRSVEKVSLRTKQQPLVVKGASESQERDVESSESVDAHPVASQLLQLQVHALLKQLEEKERQLTQAYETFQNTVRGLSEDMESIQEQLTHLNGKYQGAKKGRPCSSVKSNSQVPTAVPSTVRHTRSIEYEACEGRPLLTLSCTSEPNSPGFDETEGSPQRSSKDQEVTIIGLLTPSSTAVANSDSILEFVNTFMQTAYTSEASATTAAGSGSDTERQPVHLPLKTLSVRLQDCRHKLGPDGIFTVQSVKMHGRQEDRDFEDEDDYDNDDDGGDDDVSDYNHESDPDYRPEDDGNSDKNPEKFFQRFCKKKRSQQGSSQRAMQHPEKASPPQKASLKVHGGSSSEERPFKCPLCGKSYKYCPDYIQHLKTHSSPTFTPHGQQEREDDNDDDHINTEKDPENNLENGGNSYDRPKNRIPANCFFPAWLLQSCGFGLCPLMEKAGSAQVPSTGRAYSIANRSDDLFS comes from the exons ATGATCAAGGAAACGACAAATATGATGGAAGACAACGGCAACGTTACTGGCAAACGTAAAGGAAAAGAGAAGACTTCAGTAGTGTGGGCTCATTTCACGGTTTTGGAGgaagataggcctactgttatgtGTGTTCATTGCAAAAAGACTTTCTACCTATGCCAGGGTTCGACCTCGTCTATGCTCAATCATCTAAAAGCACAGCATCCCACTGAGCTCGATCACACCGATGGCCACAAA TCTCAGTCCGAGCAGCTGTTGGATGTCCATGCGGATGAGCACAAGACCAGTCCCATTaaggagagaaaagggaagCGCTCCATTGTGTGGCTTCATTTTACACGTTCAGGGAGAGATACTGTGGACTGTCTTTACTGCAAGAAGAGACTGAAATACCAGAGTGGCTCGACCACTAATATGCACAAACATCTACATCAACACCATCCCTACGTCAACAACACCAAGGGCCACCAG gaaaCGACTATGGTTGTTCAGAAAAATGTGACCACATGTATAAGAAAATCAAGGACACGGTCAGTGGAAAAGGTGTCTCTGCGGACAAAACAACAACCACTTGTGGTTAAGGGT GCTTCCGAGTCACAGGAGAGAGATGTGGAGTCTAGCGAGAGTGTGGATGCCCACCCCGTAGCCAGCCAGCTCCTACAGCTGCAAGTGCATGCACTCCTGAAGCAactggaggagaaagagagacaactCACACAGGCATATGAG ACGTTTCAGAACACAGTTCGAGGTCTGAGTGAGGACATGGAGTCAATACAGGAGCAGCTCACTCATCTGAACGG AAAGTATCAGGGTGCAAAGAAAGGGAGACCTTGCAGTTCAGTCAAATCTAACAGTCAAGTACCAACGGCAGTACCTTCCACTGTTAGGCACACTCGGTCAATTGAGTACGAG GCGTGTGAGGGCCGCCCCCTGCTTACCCTTTCCTGCACCTCTGAGCCCAATTCTCCTGGTTTTGATGAAACGGAAGGGTCACCACAAAGGTCATCCAAGGATCAGGAAGTCACTATTATCGGCCTGCTGACTCCTTCCTCCACAGCTGTTGCCAACAGCGACAGCATTTTG GAATTTGTGAACACATTCATGCAGACTGCTTATACCTCTGAGGCCAGCGCCACCACCGCTGCAGGCTCAGGCAGCGACACAGAAAGACAACCAGTGCACCTTCCGCTGAAGACACTGTCAGTGAGGCTGCAGGACTGCAGGCATAAACTGGGTCCAGATGGCATTTTCACAGTTCAGAGTGTAAAGATGCACGGTCGTCAGGAGGATAGGGAttttgaagatgaagatgactaTGACAACGacgatgatggtggtgatgatgatgtctCAGATTATAATCATGAGTCAGACCCAGATTACAGACCTGAAGATGATGGCAACAGCGATAAAAACCCTGAAA AGTTTTTCCAGAGGTTTTGCAAGAAGAAGAGGAGTCAACAGGGATCCTCACAGCGTGCAATGCAGCACCCCGAGAAAGCTTCACCCCCTCAGAAAGCTTCTCTGAAAGTACATGGGGGAAGTTCTTCAGAGGAAAGGCCCTTCAAGTGTCCCTTGTGTGGCAAGAGTTATAAATATTGTCCGGACTACATTCAGCATTTAAAAACTCATAGCTCACCGACCTTCACACCGCATGGTCAACAAGAGAGGGAGGATGACAATGATGATGATCATATCAACACCGAGAAGGATCCGGAGAACAACCTTGAAAATGGTGGCAACAGTTATGACCGCCCTAAAA acagaataccagcaaACTGCTTCTTCCCTGCATGGTTATTGCAGAGTTGTGGTTTTGGTCTCTGTCCTCTTATGGAGAAGGCTGGCTCCGCTCAAGTGCCATCCACAGGTAGGGCCTACAGCATTGCAAACAGGAGTGATGACCTTTTTTCATGA